In Phocoena sinus isolate mPhoSin1 chromosome X, mPhoSin1.pri, whole genome shotgun sequence, a genomic segment contains:
- the PRRG3 gene encoding transmembrane gamma-carboxyglutamic acid protein 3 — translation MAVFLEAKNAHSVLKRFPRANEFLEELRQGTIERECMEEICSYEEVKEVFEDKEKTMEFWKGYPNAVYSVRDPAQSSDAMYVVVPLLGVALLIVIALFIIWRCQLQKATRHHPSYAQNRYLASRAGHSLPRVMVYRGTVHSQGEASGHRETGSPPQVVLGPSRGCRTTVRLESTLYLPELSLSRLSSATPPPSYEEVTAPQESSSEEASVSYSDPPPKYEEIVAANPDSDK, via the exons ATGGCAG TGTTTCTGGAGGCCAAGAATGCCCATTCGGTCCTGAAACGGTTCCCTCGTGCCAATGAATTCCTGGAGGAGCTGCGCCAGGGGACCATCGAGCGGGAGTGCATGGAGGAGATCTGCAGCTACGAGGAGGTCAAGGAGGTGTTTGAGGACAAGGAGAAAACG ATGGAGTTCTGGAAAGGGTACCCGAATGCAGTCTATTCAGTCCGAGACCCTGCGCAGAGCTCAGATGCCATGTACGTGGTGGTGCCCCTTCTGGGGGTGGCGTTGCTGATCGTCATTGCCTTGTTCATCATCTGGAGGTGTCAGCTGCAGAAGGCCACCCGGCATCACCCCTCATATGCTCAGAACCGGTACTTAGCGAGTCGCGCGGGGCACAGCCTGCCCCGGGTCATGGTCTACCGGGGCACCGTGCACAGCCAGGGGGAGGCCTCTGGGCACCGGGAGACAGGGAGCCCCCCGCAGGTGGTGCTGGGGCCTAGTCGCGGGTGTAGAACCACGGTCCGCCTCGAGAGCACCCTCTACCTTCCTGAGCTGTCTCTCTCCAGGCTGTCCAGTGCCACCCCTCCCCCGTCCTATGAGGAGGTGACTGCTCCCCAGGAGAGCAGCAGTGAGGAAGCGAGCGTCTCTTACAGTGACCCGCCCCCAAAGTATGAGGAGATAGTGGCCGCCAACCCTGACTCAGACAAGTAG